A single Nostoc sp. PCC 7107 DNA region contains:
- the hpsC gene encoding hormogonium polysaccharide secretion pseudopilin HpsC: MKNFLRFLLKIQLQKSQHLQSQKGFTLVELLVALILAFLVITPLLGFMIDVMNTDRKEQAKSTSEQEVQAALAYIAQDMEQAVYIYDADGIYGKTTTVNGETITINGILGQLPSGTASNPDKVPVLVFWKRYFLNRDQTVQISSTSTGRAACLYKLPDNTTCNEQDYMLYSLVAYYLVKDNSATWNSTTTRIERWEIRDGIRDVTGSFSRSETINSTTKTVKYRLLPSTGFMPFDLSLEGDLKRKLGNWRKHSASYDLNVNKLTTLVDYIDQSTSGTPTLAVCNTAAGEQQVPDYTKTSVPTTFRTGSFYACVNSGKYIARVYMRGNALARIQTGAQYSSQQSAYFPTANIQIKGRGFLGIE, translated from the coding sequence ATGAAAAATTTCCTCAGATTTCTTCTCAAAATTCAGCTGCAAAAATCTCAGCATTTGCAGTCACAAAAAGGTTTTACACTAGTTGAGTTATTGGTAGCCTTGATTCTGGCATTTCTTGTCATCACACCTTTGCTGGGATTCATGATTGATGTGATGAATACAGACCGCAAAGAGCAGGCAAAATCTACCTCAGAACAAGAAGTACAGGCAGCATTAGCATATATTGCCCAAGACATGGAACAAGCAGTATATATCTATGATGCTGATGGAATATATGGGAAAACCACAACAGTCAACGGAGAAACCATAACGATAAATGGAATTTTAGGACAATTACCCAGTGGAACAGCTTCAAACCCCGATAAAGTACCTGTACTTGTTTTTTGGAAGCGCTACTTTTTAAATAGAGACCAAACTGTCCAAATTTCTAGCACTAGTACTGGTAGAGCAGCTTGCTTATATAAGCTTCCTGATAATACTACTTGTAATGAACAAGATTATATGCTGTATTCTTTAGTAGCTTATTACCTAGTTAAAGATAATAGTGCTACCTGGAATTCTACTACTACCCGTATTGAGAGGTGGGAAATTCGGGATGGAATTCGGGATGTTACTGGTTCTTTCAGTCGTTCAGAGACTATCAATAGTACTACAAAAACCGTGAAATATCGGTTGTTACCAAGCACTGGTTTTATGCCATTTGATCTCTCTTTAGAAGGAGACTTAAAGAGAAAGTTAGGTAACTGGAGAAAACATTCAGCCAGTTACGATTTAAACGTTAATAAGTTAACTACGTTAGTTGATTATATTGACCAAAGTACAAGCGGAACACCAACTCTAGCAGTTTGTAATACAGCAGCAGGTGAGCAACAAGTTCCAGACTATACAAAAACTAGCGTTCCTACAACCTTTAGAACAGGAAGTTTCTATGCTTGCGTAAATTCGGGTAAGTACATAGCAAGAGTATATATGAGAGGTAATGCTCTAGCCCGAATTCAAACTGGCGCTCAATATAGTTCTCAGCAATCTGCTTATTTTCCAACTGCAAATATTCAGATTAAAGGTCGTGGCTTCCTTGGTATTGAGTAA
- the hpsE gene encoding hormogonium polysaccharide biosynthesis glycosyltransferase HpsE, with amino-acid sequence MSIEFTVAIPTYNGANRLPELLEKLYNQVNTENFQWEIIVVDNNSTDNTAKIVQNYQEIWQKSHSLRYCFESKQGAAFARKLAVQEAKGKFIGFLDDDNYPNLNWVATAYSFGNNYPNAGAYASQIHPLWEIEPPENFQRIAAFLAITERGNLPLLYEPAKKLLPPSAGLVVRRQAWLESVPNNFILTGRTSESMVTGEDLEMLAYLQKFGWEIWYNPEMEIYHKISASRLTRDYLIPFFRGIGFSRCVTRMINVKPWARPVALLAYMLNDIRKIILHLLKYQTKIKTDLVTACEMQLFLSSLISPFYLWKKGYFNK; translated from the coding sequence ATGTCTATTGAATTTACTGTGGCGATACCCACTTATAATGGAGCCAACCGTTTGCCGGAGTTGTTGGAGAAACTATACAACCAGGTTAATACAGAAAACTTTCAATGGGAAATTATTGTTGTCGATAATAATAGCACCGACAATACAGCAAAAATTGTCCAAAACTATCAAGAAATTTGGCAAAAATCTCATTCTTTAAGATATTGTTTTGAATCGAAACAGGGTGCTGCTTTCGCCAGGAAACTTGCTGTTCAAGAAGCTAAAGGTAAATTCATCGGTTTTTTAGATGATGATAACTATCCCAATTTGAATTGGGTAGCTACAGCGTATAGTTTTGGTAACAATTATCCAAATGCTGGGGCTTATGCTAGTCAAATACATCCTTTATGGGAAATAGAACCACCAGAAAATTTTCAGCGTATTGCTGCTTTTCTAGCAATTACAGAACGAGGTAATTTACCTTTACTATATGAACCCGCAAAAAAATTGCTTCCACCATCAGCAGGGCTTGTTGTCCGGCGACAAGCTTGGTTAGAAAGTGTCCCGAATAATTTTATTTTGACTGGGAGAACTTCTGAAAGTATGGTAACAGGTGAAGATTTAGAAATGTTAGCTTATCTGCAAAAATTTGGCTGGGAGATTTGGTATAACCCAGAAATGGAAATTTACCACAAAATCAGCGCTTCTCGATTAACAAGAGATTATTTAATTCCTTTCTTTCGAGGGATTGGATTTAGTCGTTGTGTTACACGAATGATTAATGTTAAACCCTGGGCAAGGCCAGTGGCATTATTAGCTTATATGTTAAACGATATCCGAAAAATCATATTGCATTTACTTAAATACCAAACAAAAATCAAAACTGATTTGGTAACAGCTTGTGAAATGCAACTATTTTTAAGCAGCCTTATCAGTCCTTTTTATCTTTGGAAGAAAGGCTATTTTAATAAATAA
- the hpsA gene encoding hormogonium polysaccharide biosynthesis protein HpsA: MSLKRQLVKIIKIISKKISKYSLFAIKRQVNWLLRTLFLSKRRRDSVNAGFVLPTVAMVALVVVLLTTAILFRSFERSKNATNVRVNEAVLNASMPAVDRATSKLEQLLNDPSLPRSTPTDVALYDVIKSNSRYDFGDETRLKLATELNGTTGIQTSSTLENNETLTTAWKFPIDTDNNGKFDSFTIYSIYFRSPPRNTSNLFNRARKALDARTPPMDKSQVGGACADAIGTSASLVGDASWYKSGGNLAKSFFVYTVNVPIDSLGSLDATKYEKGNRGFSALEYQQDRERIPVNNKAVWFENDLEISPGSDLLLNGSVHTNGNLLAGGQFSGVDIAFRQVSSKNSCYYEPDNAKITIGGNLGTGNVSQTTNKEPISVHLFRGYKTNPWTGDQSSPAVKIKIAGSTNHKSTTENGGQRLGHNDAAYNQRITLMKETALGLCTTCAAQTTVAALKTAVQGVARYPQEVKTNVVTRIDQSTGLDVASAKGILGDEIELYLRNRTRRVPFAEVSSAIPSSTQALGTYTASNVFPGTTEIEVPAAWREITTANTGLTLSLDKLPATEPEQQKDEGKENYSGDRVFIGNNLPAYWKNSSGQYVTGQARQPVDGGTTKWDNPNTIARTRASQVQPQLNLGVTDRNDFWEQKAVEDNSANPLSNVGGLRVITGAGIYVDDDGVVASGTGSFTRSTNSFLSNPTLDANFVGSGGGKMPTPAGFKDAGVAQTNILVWPDTMPMTGAPGETRKGDLLMRATAVYHFKDNAGTAQTPIACVSSYFDPTNNITAQNLSTLTATWKYPSPADQTTTAGKSNNGIVYAFPGRTISSANLTILKRQARLVFPNGRIANEPLRKAMEKYTSNSNAFTNFTMEDYSAVDTALCALSIRSGATPATGANLKVPHGAIREAAFLDAREVKALQNRTDYQTGTQGEYNLDLEQRQPLEVRVTEINLGRLANTTIATTEYLLPKSGIIYATRDDSLPDLSYKTIDSTASVDKALLFSQTDFKLDPTRRPNGIRLFNGSNLARNGTNSTTYDPSEKGLILVSNTPVYVKGNFNLHQKPDLTAVEEFSDYSETNSSQFYNRATFNTHFACRPGRGACPNSAGDGDVWRPSTILADSLTLLSGDFLDGFRNHGDYDIRDNASSVPDTQLVNNFVTSANWASSTGYPSSSFKTSYLANGVTPVQRRTDFNEYLMEVCVKVPATTCGDGDWYIKPGTTGALKVSDIAFNTALDITNTHQAGTTAQPAASQYQSYARRVAFVRNSSNQLLDDAGAVITDATAASTKLPVPIGIDSSGKVQKYPYSTFNTSKPRSVTNKSALWFKTTRIVTPFVPTGNDSYAVNQPLFLRSRPFGTQQPPLVPVLQLYSPLGVPSNNLDQGFKTPGLQEEWVQKVNSNNTFNSSFVSGNSPSRPEEESAGLQNFVRFLEYWGEGSNQFAAKIRGSFIQFKRSSYATAPFASITAADAAASGSATNNRSFFDFPYMVYWTNKGTPEGTTAYYTPPTRDWGFDVALLSQLPDLFAQRFTVPQAGPPAEYFREVGRDDDWVKTLLCAAQGSSYAVPASYRPSCPSTPYP, from the coding sequence ATGTCTTTAAAACGCCAGCTAGTCAAGATAATCAAAATCATCTCCAAAAAAATTAGTAAGTACTCTTTATTTGCAATTAAAAGGCAAGTTAATTGGCTGCTACGAACTTTATTTCTCAGCAAGAGAAGAAGAGATTCTGTAAATGCTGGTTTTGTATTGCCAACAGTGGCTATGGTTGCACTGGTGGTTGTTTTATTGACTACCGCCATTTTATTTCGTTCATTTGAACGTTCTAAAAATGCCACTAACGTGCGAGTCAATGAGGCTGTTCTTAACGCTTCTATGCCAGCAGTTGACCGCGCAACATCAAAATTAGAACAGTTATTAAATGACCCTTCACTACCACGCTCAACTCCTACAGATGTAGCATTATATGATGTTATTAAAAGTAATAGTAGATATGACTTTGGTGATGAAACTCGTTTGAAATTGGCTACGGAGTTGAATGGAACAACAGGTATTCAAACCAGTTCAACTCTGGAAAATAACGAAACTTTAACTACTGCCTGGAAATTTCCTATTGATACAGACAATAATGGAAAATTTGATAGCTTTACTATTTATTCTATTTATTTTCGTAGCCCGCCACGTAATACAAGCAACTTATTTAATAGAGCCAGAAAAGCCTTAGATGCTAGAACGCCACCTATGGATAAAAGCCAGGTAGGTGGAGCCTGTGCAGATGCTATTGGTACAAGTGCCAGCTTAGTGGGTGATGCTAGTTGGTACAAATCAGGAGGAAATTTAGCTAAAAGCTTTTTTGTTTACACGGTTAATGTGCCTATTGATAGTCTGGGCAGCCTTGACGCAACAAAATATGAAAAGGGAAATCGTGGCTTCTCGGCATTAGAGTATCAACAAGACCGAGAGCGTATTCCTGTTAATAATAAAGCAGTCTGGTTTGAGAATGACCTAGAAATTTCTCCTGGTTCTGATTTACTTTTGAATGGTTCCGTTCACACCAACGGTAATTTATTAGCTGGGGGACAATTCAGTGGTGTAGATATTGCTTTCCGTCAAGTCAGTAGTAAAAACTCCTGTTACTATGAACCTGACAATGCCAAAATTACAATTGGTGGAAATTTAGGAACAGGAAACGTTTCACAAACCACTAATAAAGAACCAATAAGTGTTCATTTATTTCGGGGTTATAAAACAAACCCTTGGACTGGAGATCAGTCTAGTCCAGCAGTCAAAATCAAAATTGCTGGTAGTACTAACCATAAATCAACAACAGAGAATGGTGGACAAAGGTTAGGACATAATGATGCGGCTTATAACCAGCGCATCACTTTAATGAAAGAAACTGCTCTTGGTCTTTGTACAACTTGTGCAGCACAAACCACAGTGGCAGCTTTAAAAACAGCGGTTCAAGGTGTTGCTCGGTATCCCCAGGAAGTTAAAACTAATGTTGTCACTAGAATTGATCAAAGTACTGGTTTAGATGTGGCCAGTGCTAAAGGCATTTTGGGTGATGAAATCGAGTTGTACTTGAGAAACCGTACTCGCCGTGTTCCTTTTGCAGAAGTTAGCAGTGCCATACCAAGTTCTACACAAGCACTTGGTACTTATACAGCCAGTAACGTTTTTCCTGGTACTACAGAAATTGAAGTACCTGCGGCTTGGAGAGAAATAACTACTGCTAATACAGGGTTAACTCTCAGCCTTGATAAATTACCAGCCACGGAACCAGAACAACAAAAAGACGAGGGTAAAGAAAACTATTCAGGCGATCGCGTCTTTATTGGCAATAACCTGCCAGCATACTGGAAAAATAGTAGTGGTCAATATGTTACAGGTCAAGCTCGTCAGCCTGTAGATGGCGGTACAACTAAGTGGGATAACCCCAACACTATAGCCCGTACTCGTGCTTCGCAAGTACAACCGCAGCTGAATTTGGGTGTAACAGACCGTAATGACTTCTGGGAACAAAAAGCTGTTGAAGATAACTCAGCCAATCCTTTATCTAATGTTGGTGGTTTGCGAGTTATTACAGGCGCAGGTATTTATGTTGATGATGATGGTGTTGTTGCTTCTGGTACAGGTTCTTTTACCCGTAGCACCAACTCATTTTTGTCAAATCCCACGCTAGATGCAAATTTTGTTGGTAGTGGTGGAGGTAAAATGCCTACTCCTGCGGGGTTTAAAGATGCAGGAGTAGCACAGACTAATATATTAGTCTGGCCTGATACTATGCCCATGACAGGAGCGCCAGGAGAAACCAGAAAAGGCGACTTACTCATGAGGGCCACGGCAGTTTACCACTTTAAAGACAATGCTGGTACTGCCCAAACTCCGATAGCTTGTGTGAGTAGCTACTTTGATCCAACAAATAATATTACTGCTCAAAACCTATCAACTTTAACTGCAACCTGGAAATATCCTTCGCCTGCGGATCAAACTACAACTGCTGGTAAGTCTAATAACGGTATTGTTTATGCTTTTCCTGGCAGAACTATTAGTAGTGCCAATCTAACAATACTCAAACGACAAGCAAGATTAGTTTTTCCTAATGGACGCATTGCCAACGAACCTTTGCGAAAGGCAATGGAAAAATATACAAGTAATAGTAATGCCTTTACTAATTTCACAATGGAAGATTATTCCGCTGTTGATACTGCTTTGTGTGCGCTTTCCATTCGCAGTGGTGCAACACCAGCCACAGGTGCTAACCTCAAAGTCCCTCATGGCGCAATTAGAGAAGCAGCTTTTTTAGATGCCAGAGAAGTGAAGGCTCTACAAAATCGCACTGACTATCAAACTGGTACCCAAGGCGAATACAATTTAGATTTAGAACAACGTCAACCATTAGAGGTTCGTGTTACTGAAATTAACTTAGGTCGGCTGGCAAATACAACCATTGCTACAACTGAGTATTTATTGCCCAAGAGTGGCATTATTTACGCTACTCGTGATGACTCTCTCCCTGATTTAAGTTACAAAACCATTGACTCAACTGCTTCAGTAGATAAAGCACTTTTATTTAGTCAAACTGACTTCAAGCTCGATCCCACCCGTCGTCCCAATGGTATTCGACTCTTTAATGGCAGCAACTTAGCACGAAACGGAACCAATAGCACAACTTACGATCCTTCAGAAAAGGGCTTAATTTTAGTCAGTAATACACCAGTTTACGTTAAAGGTAATTTCAACCTGCATCAAAAGCCTGATTTGACTGCGGTTGAAGAGTTTTCTGACTATAGCGAAACCAACTCTAGCCAATTCTACAACCGAGCAACATTCAATACCCATTTTGCTTGCCGCCCAGGAAGAGGTGCATGTCCTAATAGTGCTGGTGATGGTGATGTGTGGCGACCATCAACTATCTTGGCTGATTCTCTTACTCTGTTATCTGGAGATTTCCTCGATGGTTTCCGCAATCACGGTGATTACGACATCAGAGATAATGCCAGCAGTGTCCCAGATACACAGTTAGTTAACAATTTTGTGACTAGCGCTAACTGGGCAAGTTCTACCGGATATCCAAGCAGTAGTTTTAAAACTTCTTACCTTGCCAACGGTGTCACACCAGTTCAGCGCCGCACAGACTTTAACGAGTATCTCATGGAGGTTTGTGTCAAAGTACCAGCAACAACCTGCGGAGATGGAGACTGGTATATTAAACCTGGTACTACTGGTGCATTAAAAGTATCAGATATAGCTTTTAATACTGCTCTCGACATTACAAACACACATCAGGCTGGTACAACTGCCCAACCCGCTGCTTCACAATACCAAAGCTACGCTCGTAGAGTCGCTTTCGTCAGAAACAGCAGTAATCAGCTACTAGATGATGCTGGTGCTGTAATTACTGATGCCACAGCAGCTAGTACAAAACTACCAGTACCAATAGGCATTGATAGTAGTGGAAAAGTCCAAAAGTACCCCTACAGTACTTTTAACACTAGTAAACCGCGCTCAGTCACTAATAAATCAGCCTTATGGTTTAAAACAACCCGCATTGTTACTCCTTTTGTTCCTACAGGTAATGATTCTTATGCAGTCAATCAACCACTATTTTTAAGATCACGGCCATTTGGGACTCAACAACCTCCTCTTGTACCAGTGCTACAACTTTACAGTCCATTAGGTGTCCCCAGTAATAACCTTGATCAGGGATTCAAAACACCTGGTCTCCAAGAAGAATGGGTACAGAAAGTCAACAGTAACAATACTTTCAATTCTAGTTTTGTCTCTGGTAATAGCCCTAGCCGCCCAGAAGAAGAATCCGCAGGTTTACAGAATTTTGTTCGCTTTCTGGAGTATTGGGGTGAGGGTAGTAATCAGTTTGCAGCCAAGATTAGGGGTAGTTTTATTCAATTTAAACGCAGCAGTTATGCTACTGCACCTTTTGCCAGTATCACAGCAGCTGACGCAGCAGCGAGTGGTAGTGCAACTAATAACCGCAGTTTCTTTGATTTCCCCTACATGGTTTATTGGACTAACAAAGGAACTCCAGAAGGTACCACAGCGTACTACACACCACCAACTAGAGACTGGGGTTTTGATGTAGCGTTGTTATCTCAATTGCCAGACTTATTTGCTCAAAGATTTACCGTGCCACAAGCAGGGCCACCAGCAGAATATTTCCGCGAAGTTGGTAGGGATGATGACTGGGTAAAAACTTTGCTGTGTGCGGCTCAAGGTTCAAGTTATGCAGTTCCAGCTAGTTATCGTCCTTCTTGTCCAAGTACTCCTTATCCTTAA
- a CDS encoding HpsJ family protein, producing MTNRFTSGNAALGLKVIGAVLILSFLLDFLILLLPFQPTDRGWQINLATALVDRGIVPMVGLGSLLIGYWIDGASEGGSKGIDLRFPAFILSSVLGLIFLLIFPLHLNNVNQAKTQTITQITQEADQAEKQLDTQLNQFQAQLNTDQGKAQLEQLRAQARAQFADLLKDEQKYKQALANPQLPQSQKDLLQKFKANPQELDKFIAQQTDPQGLANQRKAQIRQRKEDAEKQARDNAWKSGLRISMSSLLLSIGYIIIGWTGLRSGGALQTGGRKAAAR from the coding sequence ATGACTAATCGTTTTACTTCCGGGAACGCAGCCCTCGGCCTCAAAGTAATTGGGGCAGTTTTAATTTTGTCCTTTTTGCTGGACTTTTTAATTTTATTGCTACCCTTTCAACCAACCGATCGCGGCTGGCAAATTAATTTAGCAACAGCCCTAGTTGACCGAGGTATTGTGCCTATGGTGGGTTTAGGTTCCCTGTTGATTGGCTATTGGATTGATGGTGCTAGTGAAGGTGGCTCTAAAGGTATCGACTTAAGATTCCCAGCTTTTATACTATCTAGTGTTCTGGGGTTAATCTTCTTGTTGATTTTCCCATTACACCTGAATAATGTAAATCAAGCCAAAACCCAAACAATCACTCAAATTACTCAAGAAGCAGATCAGGCAGAAAAACAACTAGACACCCAGTTAAATCAATTTCAGGCGCAACTCAATACAGATCAAGGGAAAGCTCAATTAGAACAACTCCGCGCTCAAGCCAGAGCGCAGTTCGCTGATTTGCTAAAAGACGAGCAAAAATATAAACAAGCGCTGGCAAATCCTCAATTGCCGCAATCACAGAAAGACTTACTCCAGAAGTTTAAAGCTAATCCTCAAGAACTGGACAAATTTATTGCCCAACAAACCGATCCTCAAGGACTGGCAAATCAAAGAAAAGCGCAAATTCGTCAGCGTAAGGAAGATGCGGAAAAACAAGCAAGAGACAACGCTTGGAAATCTGGCTTGCGGATTAGCATGAGCAGTCTGTTGTTGTCTATTGGGTACATTATTATCGGCTGGACAGGATTAAGAAGTGGTGGCGCTTTACAAACTGGTGGACGTAAAGCTGCTGCAAGGTAA
- a CDS encoding TIGR04282 family arsenosugar biosynthesis glycosyltransferase, with translation MLKLSKVQKQHLIIFTRYPEAGKTKTRLIPALGSVGAANLQQQMTEYTLLQAQELQKAIGISVEVRFTGGNLQLMQDWLGWELLYESQGEGDLGSRMERSLFDAFQKSAEYGIIIGTDCPGLTSQILATAFQELQTVDLVLGPAIDGGYYLIGVRRFIPELFANIDWGTSQVLQQTVAIAEKLGVSHTYLPALGDVDRPEDLFIWEKIVQQSDWLRDS, from the coding sequence GTGCTGAAATTATCAAAAGTTCAAAAACAGCACTTAATTATTTTTACGCGTTATCCAGAAGCAGGAAAGACTAAAACTCGCCTAATACCAGCTTTGGGTAGTGTTGGTGCTGCTAATCTGCAACAGCAAATGACTGAATACACTTTGTTACAAGCCCAGGAATTACAAAAAGCTATTGGTATTTCTGTAGAAGTGCGATTTACTGGTGGGAATTTGCAATTAATGCAAGATTGGTTAGGTTGGGAACTACTTTATGAATCACAAGGCGAAGGTGATTTAGGTTCACGGATGGAGCGATCGCTGTTTGATGCTTTCCAAAAGAGTGCGGAATATGGGATTATCATTGGCACCGATTGCCCTGGACTGACTTCCCAAATTTTGGCAACAGCTTTCCAAGAATTACAAACTGTTGACTTGGTACTTGGGCCAGCTATTGATGGAGGTTATTACTTAATTGGTGTGCGTCGCTTCATCCCAGAATTATTCGCTAACATCGATTGGGGAACTTCTCAGGTATTACAACAAACTGTTGCTATTGCCGAAAAACTTGGTGTCTCGCATACCTACTTACCTGCATTGGGTGATGTTGACCGACCAGAGGATCTGTTCATTTGGGAGAAAATTGTTCAGCAGTCAGACTGGCTGAGAGATTCATAG
- the hpsB gene encoding hormogonium polysaccharide secretion pseudopilin HpsB, whose amino-acid sequence MMRRKQFIQQITVANIAKKVKSAESGEDGFTIIESLIALLIVAILMTAIAPALVISFATRVQARRVELASQSARAYIDGIKAGSINVPNQVVLLNEVNSTNKTFNSQRGTFSGVAAPSSTWTACTSPTNGYCQNGSAPTTTTTSLYCIDRDGGGCTSTSTRDFVIQAFRSTTATTLSVANDDATKGYLLGVRVYRADAFTGTGSLKTMKANNSKARTFTGGLGDRQTPLIEIVTEVASQQTKFDDYCSRFGGCQ is encoded by the coding sequence ATGATGAGACGTAAGCAATTCATTCAACAAATAACAGTGGCAAACATCGCAAAAAAAGTAAAATCTGCTGAATCTGGTGAAGATGGTTTCACAATTATTGAGTCTTTAATAGCCTTGTTGATTGTTGCTATTTTAATGACTGCGATCGCACCTGCACTGGTCATATCATTTGCTACTCGTGTTCAAGCAAGACGTGTTGAACTAGCCAGCCAATCAGCCAGAGCCTACATTGATGGGATTAAGGCTGGCTCAATTAATGTTCCTAACCAAGTAGTTTTGTTGAATGAAGTTAATTCAACTAACAAGACTTTTAACTCACAACGGGGTACATTCTCTGGAGTAGCAGCGCCTAGTTCAACTTGGACTGCCTGCACCAGTCCTACAAATGGCTACTGTCAAAATGGCTCCGCTCCAACTACAACCACAACTAGTTTGTACTGCATAGATCGAGATGGGGGTGGTTGTACGAGTACTAGTACTAGGGATTTTGTCATTCAAGCCTTTCGGAGTACCACAGCTACTACTCTTAGTGTTGCCAATGATGATGCTACCAAAGGATACCTCTTAGGCGTGCGGGTTTACAGGGCAGATGCCTTTACTGGTACTGGTAGCTTAAAAACAATGAAAGCCAATAATTCCAAAGCGAGAACTTTTACTGGTGGTTTAGGCGATCGTCAAACACCATTAATTGAAATTGTGACAGAAGTTGCATCTCAGCAAACAAAATTTGACGATTATTGCTCTCGTTTTGGAGGTTGTCAGTAA
- a CDS encoding prepilin-type N-terminal cleavage/methylation domain-containing protein: MKKLIVCKSGQKSAKSRVIDSSKQLRITKHCAYKYSSQANAGFSLVEVIAVTLMVGILATIAIPSWNAFINRQRVGKANDAVLAVLQKAQQEAKNKKLKYSVSLKNSNNLPELAFHPDSDTPDFSKDKTFSDLGLKTGQISIGSNLNNPNQGTSTVSAITTTVKEITFDNNGTLPVDATVPIKIVVASSPSNITQTNGLKRCVIIETLLGGIRSARDSACN, from the coding sequence ATGAAAAAATTAATAGTTTGTAAATCAGGACAAAAGTCTGCAAAAAGTAGAGTTATTGACTCTTCCAAACAATTGAGAATCACTAAGCATTGCGCTTATAAATATAGTTCTCAAGCAAATGCTGGATTTTCTTTAGTAGAAGTCATAGCAGTAACTCTTATGGTTGGTATTTTAGCGACGATCGCCATCCCATCTTGGAATGCTTTTATTAACAGACAAAGAGTAGGTAAGGCTAATGATGCTGTTTTAGCAGTGTTACAAAAAGCACAACAAGAAGCTAAAAATAAAAAACTCAAATATAGTGTCAGTTTGAAAAACAGTAATAACCTACCAGAACTAGCCTTTCACCCTGATTCTGACACTCCTGACTTTTCTAAAGATAAAACCTTCAGTGATTTAGGCTTAAAAACAGGGCAAATATCGATAGGAAGTAATCTGAATAATCCAAATCAGGGTACTAGTACTGTGAGCGCAATTACTACAACAGTTAAAGAAATTACATTTGATAACAATGGTACTTTACCTGTAGACGCTACAGTACCCATCAAAATAGTAGTTGCATCTAGCCCTAGCAACATAACACAGACTAATGGACTAAAACGATGCGTGATTATAGAAACACTTCTTGGTGGAATCCGCAGCGCTAGGGATAGTGCTTGTAATTAA
- a CDS encoding type II secretion system protein, with product MNKNIVHFLFISHTKNYKCESISGFTLPEILVTVIIIGLLVAVAIPQWLTFIDIQRLNAAQDEIYRAMRQAQSQAAKEKSNWQASFSQQNGIVKWAVHPSNVNSSETNWNNLDRNVQLYETETTLQQSNGISQVQFDHRGHVKVLGQITLSSKYAVKVKRCVYVSTLLGAMRKGTEHSTVNDSGKYCY from the coding sequence TTGAATAAGAATATAGTGCATTTTTTATTTATATCTCATACTAAAAATTACAAGTGCGAATCTATTAGTGGATTTACACTACCAGAAATATTAGTAACTGTTATCATTATTGGTTTATTAGTTGCTGTGGCAATACCACAGTGGTTGACTTTTATTGATATTCAGCGTCTTAATGCCGCTCAAGATGAAATTTATCGGGCTATGCGGCAAGCTCAAAGTCAAGCTGCTAAAGAAAAATCAAATTGGCAAGCTAGTTTTAGTCAACAAAATGGAATTGTCAAATGGGCAGTTCATCCTTCTAATGTAAATTCCTCGGAAACTAACTGGAATAATTTAGATAGGAACGTGCAACTGTATGAAACTGAGACAACTTTGCAACAGTCTAACGGAATAAGTCAAGTTCAGTTTGATCACCGAGGTCATGTTAAAGTACTGGGGCAGATAACGCTATCTAGTAAATATGCTGTAAAAGTTAAGCGTTGTGTGTATGTTTCTACACTATTAGGGGCAATGCGTAAAGGTACGGAACATTCTACAGTTAACGACAGTGGTAAATATTGCTATTAA